ACGGTTTTGCTTTCCTGATAAAAAAAGCGGGCACGCAAGATTCATATACTAATATTGCGCTTGTTCCCGGTACAAATGACCCTGTGACTTCCCTAACGATCAACACATCACCCAACTGCCCCAGAAATACAGAATATTTCGGAGGATTCAACAGCACAGAATCGCCAACTGCTTTTGATGGACAAACTAAATTACTTACGGCACAAACCGACGTTATCCCCGGAGAAAAATACCATATAAAATTGGTGATCGCTGATCATTTGGCAAGTTCCGACAGAACCGGGCGATATGATTCGGGCGTATTTTTAAAGGCGGGTAGTTTTATTGGAAAAAAGGATTTGGGTCCGGATCTCTTAATCTCAACAAACAACTCGATCTGCGAAGGCGAAAGTAAAACCATTGATGCTACCACTCCTGGAGCCACTTCTTATCAATGGTTTAAAGAAGGAGTTTTACTACCGGGCGAAACAAACGCTCTTTTACAAATTCCCGGTTTACCCGGCAATAGTGGCAACTATGAAGTGAAAATAAATCTCGGCGGATGTTCCCTAACTGGATCAATTAAAGTCGAAATTTTGGAAAAAGCCCTCATTAATTATGGAAATTATTCCTTTTGTGATAACCAATTGAGCGGAAGCGTTCCAATCAATTTCACGGACTTAAGCAATGCAGTCATCGATAATTTCAGCACCGCTTATATTTCAAAATATTATCTAAAGCAGGGTGAAGCAGAAACAGGAGTAGGAACTCCATTGACCAACGGTTGGCTATTAACAGAAAATACAGAAATTTTTATTAGAGTAGAAAGCGCTGCCGGATGCATTCCTGTAGTGGGTAAAATCACATTGGCGATCGGAAACAAAACGCCTCTTTTAAAGAATACGTTTACAGAGTCTGTCTGCGATGACAAACGAGTCGGTACGGTACAAGTTGATTTAACACCGTATATCAACGAATTCACGGATGACAATTCTTCTTCTGTTTTATTTTTCGCTTCAGTAGACGACGCAAAAAATAATGTAAATCCGATTTCTTCATTACAAATCTTAGATGCAGATTCTCAAACTTTCGGCATCCGAGTAAAAAGTACAAATGCATGCCCAAATGTAGGCGAGATTGTTATCCAAAAGAAAACGCCAAATAATTCCACGGTTTTAGAAGATAAACCCATTTGCGAAAATGCGACAACAACGCTG
This DNA window, taken from Kaistella carnis, encodes the following:
- a CDS encoding choice-of-anchor L domain-containing protein, whose amino-acid sequence is MKNLLAFLLAFVFIAGFSQKYITVTTKTADELVRDVFIGSQNASCITVSNISVNGWQDYGNNPFSFGYFEKGTLPFDIEKGVILSTGTVQNAAGPNNRLLDDADVNWLGDVDLANALGNSPSEYLNATSLEFDFIANNTTSISFQYMFLSEEYRPNNCQYSDGFAFLIKKAGTQDSYTNIALVPGTNDPVTSLTINTSPNCPRNTEYFGGFNSTESPTAFDGQTKLLTAQTDVIPGEKYHIKLVIADHLASSDRTGRYDSGVFLKAGSFIGKKDLGPDLLISTNNSICEGESKTIDATTPGATSYQWFKEGVLLPGETNALLQIPGLPGNSGNYEVKINLGGCSLTGSIKVEILEKALINYGNYSFCDNQLSGSVPINFTDLSNAVIDNFSTAYISKYYLKQGEAETGVGTPLTNGWLLTENTEIFIRVESAAGCIPVVGKITLAIGNKTPLLKNTFTESVCDDKRVGTVQVDLTPYINEFTDDNSSSVLFFASVDDAKNNVNPISSLQILDADSQTFGIRVKSTNACPNVGEIVIQKKTPNNSTVLEDKPICENATTTLDAGNGFDYYKWSTGEEGPSESSISNIGIGDYWVDLSSNGCKYRQYVKVTVAELPQITNVEVNGNTATVFVTGGNQPYEYSLDNITYKDSNVFSNVPRGLGTIYVRDAQNCTTITKEFLVLNLINVITPNADGKNDVLDYSDLSIKKDVKIEIFDRYGTSVFNSQNQPYLWDGKINGRVLPTGTYWYILNWIEPETNLPATYKGWILLKNR